From Arcticibacter tournemirensis, one genomic window encodes:
- a CDS encoding DUF3072 domain-containing protein translates to MEKVNDNKETLKGSNTVKDPDEWTTGDEPMTGAQRSYLTTLSSEAGEVFDENLTKAEASKLIDELQHKTGRGLESKD, encoded by the coding sequence ATGGAAAAAGTGAATGACAATAAGGAAACGCTAAAAGGATCGAATACGGTGAAAGATCCGGACGAATGGACTACAGGTGATGAACCAATGACAGGAGCGCAACGTTCATATCTAACAACGCTTTCGTCTGAAGCTGGTGAGGTGTTTGATGAAAATCTAACTAAAGCGGAGGCTTCAAAGTTAATTGATGAGCTCCAACATAAAACCGGCAGGGGCTTGGAGAGTAAGGATTAA